The DNA sequence ACCGTTTTTTTATGCAGATGGTTGATCTTGCCCATCCCTGAAAGCACTTCTTTACCGAATTTCAAACTGTCGGTAACGGTAAGACTCTGCACCATATCAAACATGGTATGGTCGAGATAGCGATCGCCGCTCATGCTGACGCCGCCAATCAAATCCGATTCATTTTGCGTTTGAGCCAGATAGCGTGCCGCCGTGCTGGTCGCACCGTGTTTGGAAAGTGCGAATACCGATGAACCGCGTGCGGCCCTGCTGGTAAAAGCATCGGCATGAATAGAAACAAATAAATCGGCGCGCAGCCGGCGGGCTTTCGCCACCCTCACCTTCAATGGAATAAACACGTCTTCACTGCGGGTCATATGCGCCCGCATATTATGCTGTTTATCGATCAGCGCCTTTAGCCGCCGGGCAATCTGTAGCACCACGTCTTTTTCACGCGTTTTATGCTTGCCAATTGCGCCGGTATCTTCCCCGCCGTGACCGGGGTCGATCATGATAATGATGGGACGATCGTGTCCCGCTTTTCCCGGCAGCGGGGCCGAAGCGGGTTGGCTGGCTTCAAGATCGCCTTTGTTATAATCCTCAAGCAACGCCAGCAGCGGATCGTCATGATGATGATTGCTGTGTCCCTGGGCCGGATAAAGATCCAGCACCAGCCGATTCTTCATACCGGCCACGGGATCGAGGGTAAAAACTTTCGGCGTGACGTTACGTTTCAGCTCCAGCACCAGCCGCACCGTCGTCGGATTAAATTGACCAACGCGCGCATTTTTTATGTAGGGATCGTCATGACGAACCAGCTTTCCCACATTGTTAAGCACGCGGTTAAGATGAACGTTACTGATATCCATGACTACCCGCTGCGGATTACTCAAGGCAAACTGCTTGTATTTCAGTGGAGTATTGGATTCCAGCGTCAGACGCGAATAGGTCGATGAGGGCCAGATGCGGATAGCCACGACGTGACTGCTGGCCGCAAAACCCACTTTGCTCACGCCCAAAAGCAGAGCAGCGCCAGCGCTTTTTAAAAAAAGGCGTCGGCCAGGCGAAGGTAAATCAGACATGCAACTCCAGAGTGATTGCTGTTTTTTTTGCGAAAAATAGAGCCAAAATAAGACCAAGTACGCAAACTTTAGCGAATCCTGCCAAAGGTGTCATCCGGAAAAGCGCAGCCGTGCAGTCTGTTAAACCCACTTGTTACCCGCTGTTAAAGAAAACAAAAAAAATTGCTACTTGCACCCGCCGCATAAAAGAATAAAAATACATTTTTAGCGAATAATAATTCATAGAGGGTTTGCCGTGAAGGAACGGAGTACCGAGCTGGTTCAGGGGTTTCGCCATACAGTCCCTTATATCAATGCCCACCGTGGTAAAACGTTTGTCATCATGCTGGGTGGTGAAGCCATCGAGCATGAGAACTTCTCAAGTATCGTCAACGATATCGGCCTTCTGCACAGCCTGGGTATTCGGCTGGTGGTGGTGTATGGCGCACGGCCACAGATTGATGCCAATCTTGCCGAGCACCAGCTGGAGCCGTTTTATCATAAACATACCCGCGTGACCGATGCGCAGTCGCTGGAGCTGGTCAAACAGGCTGCCGGACGTTTGCAGCTGGATATCACCGCCCGCCTGTCGATGAGTCTGAATAATACGCCGCTTCAGGGCGCGCATATTAATGTGGTGAGCGGCAACTTTATTATCGCGCAGCCGCTGGGTGTGGATGACGGCATTGACTACTGTCACACCGGCCGTATCCGTCGTATCGATGAAGAAGCGATCCACCGCCAGCTCGACAGCGGCGCCATTGTGCTGCTGGGGCCGGTCGCGGTTTCCGTTACCGGCGAAAGCTTTAACCTGACGTCGGAAGAAGTGGCAACACAGCTGGCAATCAAGCTGAAAGCAGAAAAAATGATCGGATTCTGCGCTGAGCAGGGCGTGACCAACCGCGAAGGCAATATTATCTCTGAGCTGTTCCCGAACGAAGCTCAGCAGCGCATTGAAGAGCTGGAAAAGGACGATGATTATCTCTCCAGCACCGTTCGCTTCCTGCGCGGCGCGGTGAAAGCCTGCCGCAGCGGCGTGCGTCGCAGCCATCTGATCAGCTATCAGGAGGATGGCGCGCTGTTGCAGGAGCTGTTCTCCCGCGACGGTATCGGTACGCAGATCGTAATGGAAAGCGCTGAACAGATCCGTCGCGCCACCATTAATGATATCGGCGGCATTCTCGAACTGATCCGTCCGCTGGAGCAGCAGGGTATTTTAGTGCGGCGTTCACGCGAGCAGCTGGAGATGGAAATCGATAAATTCACCATTATCGAGCGTGATAACCTGACCATCGGCTGTGCGGCGCTTTATCCTTTCCCGGAAGAGCAGATTGGCGAAATGGCCTGCGTTGCCGTGCATCCCGACTATCGCAGTTCCTCACGGGGCGAAGCTTTGCTGGAACGCGTAGCGCTCCAGGCTCGTCAGATGGGGCTGAAAAAACTGTTTGTGCTCACCACTCGCAGCATCCACTGGTTCCAGGAACGCGGCTTTACGCCGGTTGATATTGAAGAGCTGCCGGAAAGTAAAAAGCAGATGTATAACTACCAGCGCCGTTCAAAAGTCTTAATGGCCGATCTCCGCCACGCGCGCCTGGCCTGACGCTAATCGCGGCTCTGAATGGCCGGGCTACTCGCCCAGCCTTTCAACCAGACCGCTGCGACGCTGAGTCTGCATTTTTACCGCGCTGTTTAACACCTGGCCATCGGCATACAGCGTAAGCTGCCGTCTGGCCCGGGTGATAGCGGTATAAACCAGCTCCCGCGTCAGCACTGGCGTAAACTGGTTCGGCAGCACCAACAGCGTGTGGTCAAACTCCGACCCTTGTGATTTGTGCACCGTCATGGCAAAAGCGGTATCGTGCGGCGGTAAGCGGCTGGGCTGAACGGCCTTGATAGTGCCGTCCGGCAGCGGGAAGAAGACCTTTAGTGCGCCCTCTTCATCATTCATCGCAATGCCAATATCCCCATTGAACAAGCCCAGCGCGCTGTCGTTACGGGCAATCATCACGGGCCTTCCCACATACCATTTACCGCCAGCGCCCGCTGAACGGGTAATCAGCCGCTTCTGTTGTAGCGAAGCCTCAATACGTTCGTTGAGACCAAACACGCCAAATGGCCCTTCGCGCAGGGCACACAGAAGCTGAAAGCGCCCAAAGGCTTCCAGTACCTGCTGTGAACTTGCTCCCTTTGCCAGCTGCACCAGATAGTCGCGATAGCCTTCCACACACCGATTTAACAGGTGCTGGTACTCTTCGCTGCTGTTCAGCGAAAAACGCTCAATATCGCCATAATCAGCCGCAAAAACCTGATTAAGCTGACGCGTGTCGCCTGCATTTACCGCCCGCGCCAGCTGACCAATTCCGGAAGAAGCGTCAAACCGATAGCTCTTACGCAGCAGACAGATGCTGTCACGCACCGGCGGTGCCGTCGCATCATCCAGTCCTTCAATAACGCAGCCGGTCAGTAGCGCCAGCATCTCAGCACGCTCATGGCTGTAGCCCGCTTCGGCACAGCGGCAAATATCGCCCAATACCGCGCCCGCTTCTACCGATGCCAGCTGATCGCGGTCGCCGAGGAAAATCACTCTGGCATGTGGTGGCAGCGCGGCAATCAGATTGGCCATCATCGGCAGATCGACCATTGACGCTTCGTCGACGACCAGCAAATCCAGATGCAGCGGATTGGCTGCGTGATAGCGCATCCGCTGGCTGCCCGGCACCGCGCCAAGCAGGCGATGCAGCGTGGTGGCTTCCGCCGGAAAACGCTGCTTTTCTGCTTCGCTGACGTCCAGGTCCTGTAGCGCCTTGCCCAGCGACTCCGTCAGGCGCGCCGCCGCTTTCCCGGTGGGTGCCGCCAGACGAATGCGCATTGAACCGGCCGACAGCTCCAGCAGCGTAGCCAGCAGTTTAGCCACCGTGGTGGTCTTACCGGTTCCCGGCCCGCCTGAAATAACGGCGATTTGTCGGGTTATTGCCACGGCAGCGGCGATTTTCTGCCAGTTATCCGCTTCCAGCCCAAAATGCCTGTCGAGCGCGGCCCGTAGCCGCTGCTGGTCAAAATCACTAAAGGCGGTTTCACGCAGAATAAACTGCGCTACCAGGCCTTCTGACAGCCACATGCGGTGCAGATAAAGGCGTTGTTGATGTATGACCAGCGGCGTGGCCGTAGTACCGTCGCCTACCGCTTCAAAACCGGGCAGCAGGCTGGGCCAGTCAGGTTCGCCTGCCGCCTGCCAAAGCTGGCGTGCAAGCTCAGGATGACGCCCGGAAAACAGCGCGGACTCGGTAAGCTGCTCAAGCGGCAGGCATACGTGACCTTCTCCGGCTTCGGCACTGACCCAGGCCGCAGCAAGCATCAGCGCAGGTTGCGTTTCGTCGGCCACCATGCGGGCAAACTGCACGTCGAGCGAACGGAACAGACGTTGGTCGCAGGCGGCCAGCAATAATTGGTTCATTACAGACATACTTCTTCTCCGGCGAACAGGGCATCCAACGCCGCGACAAATTCAGCCTGTGGACGGGTACGGAATACGCCGTTTTCACTGGCTGTTCCTTCCATACCGCGCAGGAACAGATAGATCACGCCACCAAAATGCTGCTGATAGTCATAATCAGCCAGACGATGGCGCAGATAGCGATGCAGTGCCAGCGTATAGAGCTGGTACTGTAAGTCATAACGGTGAGATTGCATCGCGGCAGCCATCGCTTCCGGCGTATAGTGTTCGCCAGACTCGCCCAGCCAGTTAGATTTATAATCCAGCAGATAATATTTACCTTCCCAGCAAAATACCAGATCGATAAAGCCTTTTAGCATGCCCTGTACCTGCTGAAAGTTGAGCGTCGGGCAACCTTGCGAGAGCGAATCGTAATGGCGGATCAACTGGTCCAGCTTTGCGGCACTCAGCAGCTGCTCAATCGGCAAATAAAATTGCAGTTCGACCTGACGATTGTCAGCAGTCAGTTGATTAAGCGTAACGCCGGTGTCGTTAAGCGGCGTTCGCAGCACCTCTTCCAGCCACTGCTTCATTACCGGCAGCCAGGCAAGGTCATGGCCCTGCGCGGCCAGCTGCTCGCTCAGCCAGTTTTCATCAACGGGCTGCGTAAAATCTAACGCTTCAAATAAGCCATGCAGAAACGTTCCGGGCGCTGCGCCACGTGGAAAAGTATGCGGCGTAAGCTGAAGCGCGGTCTGGCTTTGCGCTTCGCCCGCCGCATCCACATCCAGTCGGGGAAGCAGTTCAAAGGCGGCGGAGTGTCCATGCTGCTGTAAACCCGAATAGCTGGTTACGCGCCACTCATCATGCAGCGATCGTGTCACCTGCAAGCTGTTAAGCTCCTCGTAAAAATCCTGTTCCGGCCGCCAGCTTTCGCTTTCCGGCTCGGTCGGCATAACGACCTCAATCGCCGGACTTTGCAGGCTTAGCAGCTGCTTATGCAGGCCCGCCGCATCCGCAGGCTCGCCAAGCTGGAGCAAATAGCCCAACGCGCTGTTGTGCAGATCGCTGTTCCCTTCTTTTTTCCGGTTGCCTTTTACCAGCGGCGCCACGCCAACGCTGCAATGCCAGACTGAACGCGTCAGCGCCACGTAGAGCAGGCGCAAATCTTCAGCCAGCCGCTCCTGTTCAGCCAGCTCAACGCTTTCAGCTTCATCGCGCAAATCCAGCAGCGCCTGAAAGCTCTGCCGATCGTGATAAATGCCCTGGCCCGCTTCGCGATAGTTGGCGATAAAAGGTAGCCAGACCAGCGGATATTGCAGGCCTTTTGATTTGTGAATGGTGACAATCTGCACCAGGTGGCGATCGCTCTCCAGCCGCAGCTGCTGACTTGCCGACTGGCCGTTTGGCTGAGCCACTTCAGCCGCCAGCCAGCGTACCAGCGCGTGTTCGCTGTCAAGCTGTGCTGACGCTTCCTGCAACAGTTCGCCCAGGTGCAACAGGTCGGTCAGCCTGCGTTCGCCGCTGTCTGAAACCAGCAGGTTCTCTGCAATCTGGCGGTTTACCATCAGCTCTCGCAGCATCGGCAGCACGCCACGCTTTAGCCAACGCTGGCGATAGCGGTCAAACTCATCGACCAGCGCATCCCATCTGCGCTCGTCGCGGCTCAGTTCTTCCAGCGTTGCTGCATCCAAACCAAAAATGCTGGTTGCCAGTGCACTGCGCAATATACGCTCCTGCTCCGGTGCCAACACCGCCTGTAGCAGCCAAAGCATTTCGCGCGCTTCAGGCGTAGTAAAAACACTGTCGCGGTTGGAGAGATAAACGGAAGGAATATTCAGACCGTTCAGCGCTTCCCGCATAACGGCGGCTTCACCCCGGCTGCGCACCAGAATCGTAATATCCGAGGCCTGCACCGGCCGTAAAAATTCGCCTTTGCCAATTTGCGCCGTGCCTTGCTGTCCGGCCGTTAGCCAGCGACAGATATCTGCGGCGCACTGGCGAGCCATAAACTGCTGGTAATCACTGACGCCAACGCCTTCGCCCGGCTGTAAGCAGAAACGCAATGCGGGCTGAGGCTTACCCTCCATCACAAAATTCAGTGCCGCGTTTGGTGCAGCAGGTTCAACGGTAATAAAAGGGATCTCGTTGAACAAAAAGGGATTTGGCAGGCGCAGGAACAGCTGATTAACGCTGTTTACCATCGCAGGAGAGGAGCGCCAGTTAGTTTCAAGCGTGTAGTGAGCGCTAACTTCATTGCGCGCTTTCATATAGGTGAAAATATCGGCGCCGCGAAAAGCATAGATCGCCTGCTTGGGATCGCCAATCAGCAGCAGCGCGTTGTCCGGCTGCTGACCATAGAGCGTACGGAAAATACGATACTGCTGGGGATCGGTATCCTGGAATTCATCAATCAGCGCTACCGGATAGCGAGTACGGATTGCCTGCGCCAGCGCTTCACCTCCGGGCTGCTGTAACGCACTATCCAGCCGTCCGAGCAGGTCATCAAAGCCAAGCAGCGCGTTCAGCCGCTTTTCTTTCTGCGTAGCAAAACGGATTTCTCGTAACGCGGTAGCGATAACCAAATCGCGCAGCGACAGCGGCTCGGCGAGGAAACGATCGATGTGTTCAAAGAGTGCATGCTGCGGCGGCTCGCCCTTTTTGGTTTTTTCCAACAGGATGCGTTGCCCGAAGCGCTCCAGCTCCTTTGGCACCTGATAGTCTGCCGTTTCTTCCGCTGCCCACTGGGTCAGTTTTTCCAGCCAGTTAGGTAAGTGCTTACTACTGTAACTTCGCTTGTCTACGCCTGACTGAGCAATCAAATCATGCAGGTTTTCTGCCGCACGCCAGGCGGCCTTCAGCCTGTCGATTTGCGCAATGATTTTTTCATGCCGCTGGGTAAAGGTTTCGTCTAAATCCAGCGGATGCTTTAGCGCAGGTGCCTCGCCGCTTAGCCAGGGCGAGAGCGTCGCCAGCAGCTGTTCCGGCCCCTGCCACATTTGCGTCATAACACGAGCTATCGGCAGCGGTAGCGGATAGCAAAAGCGCCGCCAGAAATCGGCCGCCGCCTGCCGCCGCAGCGGAAACTCATCCTCAATCAGCTGTTGTTCGAACAGCATGCCGGACTCAAAGGCGTTCAGATTGAGCATGCGCTGACAGAAACCGTGAATAGTGAAAATCCCGGCGTCATCCATCTGCCGTTCAGCAGCCAACAACTGGGCGGCGGCCTGAGGCAAATCATCTATCTCAGCCATCAGCTGAGTAAGCACCGGATCGGCACTGTGCCCGCGAATGCAGGCAATACGCAGCTTGTGAATGTTTTCCCGGATACGCCCACGTAGCTCTGCCGTTGCCGCTTCGGTAAAGGTTACAACCAGAATTTCTTCTACCGGCAGCGGCCGCCCAAAAGAGGCTTCTCCGCCCAGCCCCAGCAGCAGGCGGAGATAGAGCAGGCCGATGGTAAAGGTTTTACCTGTTCCCGCAGAAGCTTCAATCAGCCTCTCACCCTGTAGCGGCAGAGTCAGAGGATCAAGGCGCTGCAATGTCATGATTTGTCGCTTTTCACCGGAAATGACTGCTGCAATTTCGACACTTCCTGCCAGGTGGTAAAGCCTGACGGTGCAGCGTAATCAGCCTTATCGTGCTGGCTGCCAGAAATCTGCGACAGCAGCGTTAATCCTTGTGGCGCCATGACGGCATCGTGGAAGAAGGTCGCGATTTTTTCCGGCGTTAGCGCCTGAATGCGTTTTATCACTTGCTCCCGCGTATCAAAGTTGTCATTTTCACGATTGAAATCTTTGCTAAAGCGTCCGGCTTCTTCATCCAGCGTTTGCGGACGTTGTTTCAGCTCGTTGATCATCGCGGTCTGATACTGAGCAAAATCCTCTTTACTCATGTCACGTAAACGCTTTTCCGCTGTCGGATAGAACGCGGCGAAACGCTCAAGCAAATAAGCCGGCTGTTTCACGTTGCTTTGCAGCAGGAAGCCGATCCCCCACTGACGCCCAACCGGCATCTGGAAAGAGAAGACCGCATAGCCGAGCTGCTCTTCCGTGCGCAGCTGGTTGTAAAACCATGGCTGAATAATCTGGCTGAGCATGGCGCTGTTAGCGATGCTGTCATGTTCTTCATAGCCAGGCGGCACGTAAAGCGCGGCCAGCGCAGAATCGGTGCTGCTGCCCTCTTTTTGCAGGTTAGCCGTCGTTTTCTTGTCAACCACCAGATACTGGCTATGCCACCGGCTTTGGCCTTCGCAGTTAAGCTGGTTTTTTAACTCGCCTGCCAGTGTCTTAACGCTGTCAGCGGTCATGTTACCGACGACCAGCAGTTCCGGCGTAGCATTTTCCAGCAGCATTTTGCGGTACGCCTTCAAATCCTCAAGCGTCACCTCCGCCACCAGCTTACGGCGCTCGCTGCGCTGGGTGTATGGCAGCTGCGACAACATCTGTGCAGGCTGGATTGCCAGCTCAAAGGCTTTGCCTTTGTCCGCGGAGTCGAGCCGCTCCAGATACCAGGATTTCGCCTGATCCAGCTGCTGCCGATCCGGCTGATAGCTGGCATAACGTTTGAGCAAGGTTTTCATCAAATCCGGCAGGCGCTGAGTAAAACCGCTGGCATTAAAGGTGACGCCATCGTTCTCGCTGGTGGAGAAGCTGATGCCGCCAACCGACGCCTGCGAACTCAGCTCGTCCAGCGCCAGCCCGGCCAGATAGTCATTCAAACCATACATCACCTGATTTTTCGCCGTGCTCATCGCTTCTTTGTTGCGCAGCGCCAGGGTGATATTGGCTTTGGGATCGTCCGCGTAGAACTGGCTCGGCATATAAAACGCCCGCAGGCCAGGCTGATTGATAAGCAGCTCCGGGTGCGCATATTTATGCTGCGGCTTAATCAGCGTGAAGTCGTCGGGGATGTACGGGTTAAGCACGGGCAGAGATAACGAAATCTTATCGCTGGCGGCCTGCCACGCTTTGAAACGCTCTGGCTCAATCTTATTCACCTGATATGGCGCATTCACGAAGTAAGCCATTTTGTTGTGCGGTTCATTCGGGCTGATGTACCAGATGCGCGCGTTCTGTGGCGTCATACCGTCAAGCCGCGCTTTGATGGCCTGGGGATCGTACTGGTCAGCAATATAGGGGGCGACCAGCGTATCGGCGACAGGAACGCGCAACATGGTATCCGCCAGCCATTCAATATAGTCCATATCACGGGTAATGGAGGGATAACGGAAGTCCAGATCCAGCACGTGGGCGACTTCGTCAAAATAGCGTTTATCGATGCCGCCGCTGCGCAAGGTGTTCAGATAGCTGAACACTGCTGCCACCACTTCATCACGGTTAGCCAGCCCTTTATCGGTCAGCGAAACGGTAATAGAGAAGATGCCGCCGTTACGATCGATAACCGGATCGGCTCCCGCATCAATCGAATCTGCCAGTCCCTGGTTTTGCAGCCAGTCGGAGAGCGTATTTTTACTGCGGTTGCCAATCAGATAGCCGATCAGCGTATCGGTTTTGCTGCGGAATTTGTCGCTGTTATTGTCGATACGGAATTCAATTTTTAGCTGCTTACGAGGCTGGGCCGGTACGTAATGAATGATGATGCCTTTCTGCTTATCGGTCACCACCGGGACGGCGATCTCCGGCACAGCAGCCTGGTGCGTTTGCACACGGCCATAGGTTTTTGCGGCAATAGCTTGCAGTTCGGCCAGCGGCTTGTTGCTGTAAATTACCGCTTTCATAAGGTTGGCCGAGTAGTAACGCTGATAAAAAGCGGTTAGCGCATCATGTAGCTTGCTGTCTGGTTTGTCCTTCAGCGTTTCCAGGTTCCCGCCTGAGAACAGCGAAGCCGGGTGCTCAGGGTTTAAGGTTTCCGCACCCACCTGCGCCATTCGTAAGCCATCCCGGGACCGCGCCATCGTCAGCTCTGCATTGACCGCATGACGTTCACGATCGGCGTTTACCGGATCCAACAGCGGTTCGGCAATGGCATCGGCAAGCCGATCAACAGCAGGCTCCAGTGCATCGTTCTCAACTTCAAGATAGAACGCAGTGCGGTAGGAAGCGGTGCTGGCATTGTGGCTGCCACCGTGCTTTTTCAGAAACTCGGCAAGGTTGTCTGGCTGCGGGTAGCGCTTCGACCCCATCAGCAACATATGCTCAAGATAGTGAGCCAGCCCCTGTTGATTACGTGGATTGTCTAGCGAGCCGATGGGGATCGTCAGCGCCGATAATGACTTGGTCGCTTGCGGATCGGAAACCAGCAGTACGGTTAACCCGTTATCCAGCTTGATCGCCTGATACTGGCGCGGATCTTTCTCGCTTTTACGAATCGTTTCAGGGACGGGCTGCCATCCCGATTGCGCCTGTGTCAGTGGACTCCAGAAGGTAAAAAGCAGGAAAAGAGTGGTGAACCAGACTGCATAACGACGCATTCAAACTCCTCGACGATCTGTTGCTCTGTTACCCCATGCCGTGCACACGGGGCGGTGAGACCGTTAAACCTAAAGACTTCACTTATCCCCGGCGGACAAGCAAACAGAAATAAACGTTAAAAATAGTTATAAAGTAACATTACAGGATGTCTTACTTAATGTCATTGATCTGCATTAGTGGTAACAGCCACGCTTCTGCGTTATCGGTAATTGCACGAAACGTAGCTTCATCCAGCGTGCGGAAAAGCCGTGCCAGATAAGGGTCGCTGCCCTCACCTTCAACCTGCATATTGCCCTGCCAGGCCTGCAACAGTTTGATGCGCGCTTTTGCCTGGGTCGCTTCATCGTGCAGGATTGAGGCGGACTTCTCGTCATAGCTGGCTTCCAGCCATGCGCCACCCGTTTTGGGCAGCAGCAACAAGGGCGAACACATCCCCTGCCTGTAGCCCTGAATATAACGCGCCAGCCACGCCTGCGCTTCCTCAACCGGCAACGCCGGAAAACGCCACTGGCTCTCTTTTCGGCCATACATTCGGCTGTCACCGCTGCCGCCCAAAATGCAATAAACCAGGTGCTCAAGCCACAGCGCCAGTCCGTCAGTGAAGTTAAGATGCCCCGGGCGCCAACGCAGCAAACCATCATCCTGAACCTGGGGCAACCAGCCGTTCAGCTGAAGACCGGCGATTTGCAGGTTGATCTCCCAACTCTTCGAGTCTTTACGCTGTTCGCGTACCTGCCCTGCCAGCTCGCTCATATCTGTTAACTGTTCCTGCCAGAAAAGCTCGCCATAGGCGCCGTAAGGCAGATTCCCTGCGGCGCGCTGCCGGGCATACAGCGGTTCGCTGGGCTGCTCATCAATCAGGGTATTCAACAGCTGGCTGTTTAGCTGGTAGCGACTGAGATTATCCAGCGTAAAGGGCTCAGCATCGGGCAGTTCGGTATCGGAGAGCAGGAAACTGACGCCCAGCCGCTGGCTGAAGAAGGCACGCACCGGATGACGCCAGAAGCGCACCAGGTGCTCGAAATTCAGTTCGGCCATCTCCAGTTCGGGCAGCGGCTGCATAAAAGGCGGATGCGGTACGCCGCTGGCCTTTGCCGCCGGTAGCCATTCTGCCGCATAGCTTTGATATTTCGCCTGCGGCAGAAAGTTTTCGGCGGCAAACGGCATACGGCTGTGCAGATGATGCAGGTGCGCCACAACGGCCGCCGCGCTGGTATCAACATCCCGCCCCTGGTCGCCAGGCAAACAGAAGCTCTGACTGATGTATTCCACCAGTTCACTGACCAGTACCGACGGAAAACGTTCCGAGTTGTCCTGAATTGTACGGCCGATATAGCTGATATAAAGCTGTTGCTGAGCCGAATTCAGCGCCTCTAAAAACAGATAGCGATCATCGTCGCGCCGGCTGCGATCGCCTTTTTTGGGCTGCTGGCTCATCAGGTCAAACCCCAGCGGCGGCAGCGTGCGCGGGTAAACGCCATCGTTCATGCCCAGCAGACAAACTACCTTAAAGGGAATGGAACGCATCGGCATCAGGGTACAGAAGTTGACGGGTCCGGCGAGAAAGCGCTGGCTGATCCTTTCCTGATCAAGCCTGGAAGCCAGCTCATCACGCAGCAGAGAAAGCGGCACGGCCTGCTGATACTGAGCCTGCACGCCGTAGTTAATGACCTGC is a window from the Pantoea sp. CCBC3-3-1 genome containing:
- the amiC gene encoding N-acetylmuramoyl-L-alanine amidase AmiC translates to MSDLPSPGRRLFLKSAGAALLLGVSKVGFAASSHVVAIRIWPSSTYSRLTLESNTPLKYKQFALSNPQRVVMDISNVHLNRVLNNVGKLVRHDDPYIKNARVGQFNPTTVRLVLELKRNVTPKVFTLDPVAGMKNRLVLDLYPAQGHSNHHHDDPLLALLEDYNKGDLEASQPASAPLPGKAGHDRPIIIMIDPGHGGEDTGAIGKHKTREKDVVLQIARRLKALIDKQHNMRAHMTRSEDVFIPLKVRVAKARRLRADLFVSIHADAFTSRAARGSSVFALSKHGATSTAARYLAQTQNESDLIGGVSMSGDRYLDHTMFDMVQSLTVTDSLKFGKEVLSGMGKINHLHKKTVDQAGFAVLKAPDIPSILVETAFISNLEEERKLRTSKFQQQVAHAIFSGIKAYFAHGAPLAPKK
- the argA gene encoding amino-acid N-acetyltransferase: MKERSTELVQGFRHTVPYINAHRGKTFVIMLGGEAIEHENFSSIVNDIGLLHSLGIRLVVVYGARPQIDANLAEHQLEPFYHKHTRVTDAQSLELVKQAAGRLQLDITARLSMSLNNTPLQGAHINVVSGNFIIAQPLGVDDGIDYCHTGRIRRIDEEAIHRQLDSGAIVLLGPVAVSVTGESFNLTSEEVATQLAIKLKAEKMIGFCAEQGVTNREGNIISELFPNEAQQRIEELEKDDDYLSSTVRFLRGAVKACRSGVRRSHLISYQEDGALLQELFSRDGIGTQIVMESAEQIRRATINDIGGILELIRPLEQQGILVRRSREQLEMEIDKFTIIERDNLTIGCAALYPFPEEQIGEMACVAVHPDYRSSSRGEALLERVALQARQMGLKKLFVLTTRSIHWFQERGFTPVDIEELPESKKQMYNYQRRSKVLMADLRHARLA
- the recD gene encoding exodeoxyribonuclease V subunit alpha, giving the protein MSVMNQLLLAACDQRLFRSLDVQFARMVADETQPALMLAAAWVSAEAGEGHVCLPLEQLTESALFSGRHPELARQLWQAAGEPDWPSLLPGFEAVGDGTTATPLVIHQQRLYLHRMWLSEGLVAQFILRETAFSDFDQQRLRAALDRHFGLEADNWQKIAAAVAITRQIAVISGGPGTGKTTTVAKLLATLLELSAGSMRIRLAAPTGKAAARLTESLGKALQDLDVSEAEKQRFPAEATTLHRLLGAVPGSQRMRYHAANPLHLDLLVVDEASMVDLPMMANLIAALPPHARVIFLGDRDQLASVEAGAVLGDICRCAEAGYSHERAEMLALLTGCVIEGLDDATAPPVRDSICLLRKSYRFDASSGIGQLARAVNAGDTRQLNQVFAADYGDIERFSLNSSEEYQHLLNRCVEGYRDYLVQLAKGASSQQVLEAFGRFQLLCALREGPFGVFGLNERIEASLQQKRLITRSAGAGGKWYVGRPVMIARNDSALGLFNGDIGIAMNDEEGALKVFFPLPDGTIKAVQPSRLPPHDTAFAMTVHKSQGSEFDHTLLVLPNQFTPVLTRELVYTAITRARRQLTLYADGQVLNSAVKMQTQRRSGLVERLGE
- the recB gene encoding exodeoxyribonuclease V subunit beta; the encoded protein is MTLQRLDPLTLPLQGERLIEASAGTGKTFTIGLLYLRLLLGLGGEASFGRPLPVEEILVVTFTEAATAELRGRIRENIHKLRIACIRGHSADPVLTQLMAEIDDLPQAAAQLLAAERQMDDAGIFTIHGFCQRMLNLNAFESGMLFEQQLIEDEFPLRRQAAADFWRRFCYPLPLPIARVMTQMWQGPEQLLATLSPWLSGEAPALKHPLDLDETFTQRHEKIIAQIDRLKAAWRAAENLHDLIAQSGVDKRSYSSKHLPNWLEKLTQWAAEETADYQVPKELERFGQRILLEKTKKGEPPQHALFEHIDRFLAEPLSLRDLVIATALREIRFATQKEKRLNALLGFDDLLGRLDSALQQPGGEALAQAIRTRYPVALIDEFQDTDPQQYRIFRTLYGQQPDNALLLIGDPKQAIYAFRGADIFTYMKARNEVSAHYTLETNWRSSPAMVNSVNQLFLRLPNPFLFNEIPFITVEPAAPNAALNFVMEGKPQPALRFCLQPGEGVGVSDYQQFMARQCAADICRWLTAGQQGTAQIGKGEFLRPVQASDITILVRSRGEAAVMREALNGLNIPSVYLSNRDSVFTTPEAREMLWLLQAVLAPEQERILRSALATSIFGLDAATLEELSRDERRWDALVDEFDRYRQRWLKRGVLPMLRELMVNRQIAENLLVSDSGERRLTDLLHLGELLQEASAQLDSEHALVRWLAAEVAQPNGQSASQQLRLESDRHLVQIVTIHKSKGLQYPLVWLPFIANYREAGQGIYHDRQSFQALLDLRDEAESVELAEQERLAEDLRLLYVALTRSVWHCSVGVAPLVKGNRKKEGNSDLHNSALGYLLQLGEPADAAGLHKQLLSLQSPAIEVVMPTEPESESWRPEQDFYEELNSLQVTRSLHDEWRVTSYSGLQQHGHSAAFELLPRLDVDAAGEAQSQTALQLTPHTFPRGAAPGTFLHGLFEALDFTQPVDENWLSEQLAAQGHDLAWLPVMKQWLEEVLRTPLNDTGVTLNQLTADNRQVELQFYLPIEQLLSAAKLDQLIRHYDSLSQGCPTLNFQQVQGMLKGFIDLVFCWEGKYYLLDYKSNWLGESGEHYTPEAMAAAMQSHRYDLQYQLYTLALHRYLRHRLADYDYQQHFGGVIYLFLRGMEGTASENGVFRTRPQAEFVAALDALFAGEEVCL